ACAggtaagacatttttttaattaataattgataataacacGTTTCATACGATCATTACCATCATACcaaaatactattatgtactataataattaatggtacAATTTAAtactactattatttaaaaaatataatatgttgtgcataggtttatttattttttagtggacccagtattattatatattattgtaataataaaaatgtattattataataataaatttagatcataattttttttaaaaatattgtattcctAAATACATATCTTATGTTGGATTTTATCTTCTACAAACGTTATTTCAATAGGTACATCATTTGTTATCAGTTATCTTTATAAGTTCTTGCTAATTTGGAtctttattacctacctatcatgATATTTTTCCATTACAGTAAaatcaactaaataatatatattgtatagtaaaattataggaaaatttgtaataaatgtaaatatgtaataaaggtaattttagACTATATTACCTAAATGAGAAAACTGTATTTTCTTTTTGTTGTTTCTGAAAACGTTAggtaattttcaactttaaagcaattgtaactatataaatatttttaataataccttaTTACCTAATTGAATATGTTAAATTCATACAGGTACTAACAGCTTACCCTTTgtaatggaaataatataaattatatttttagaaattactaAATTGTTAAAAACTCCTGTTCGTATAATTTAGTACTGAAGCTGCTCCAGTAACAAATTTGTTGGATGATGAACAAATAGCTGTTTTGCTCAATGAAGATATTGAATGTATTGATAAAGAATATGAAGAAACAGAACATGTATTAAATAGAATTGAGTTAGCAAACCTTGGCGATTGTtctatttttaatggtaaattaactaaattatatttttacaaatgtaaaCTAAGAAActgatataaatacaatttaatagtaaCTTACCtacttaacataatatgaataattcaaGTGTTGAAACCAaaactttgtttatttttgttataggtattcGCTGTGTGGCTCACACTTTACAATTAGCTGTTATTGATACCTTGAAGCACAACagtatagataaattataaaacaaagttcGCTTACTAGTTAGAAAGCTGCGAAaccaaacttatatttatttgatcaaAAAGGAGAAATTAAAATTGCCAATTTTGGATTGCTTAACACGTTTGCACTCTACATTTGACATGCTAGAGAGATTACAACATCTAAAAGCATTTATCCAAAATATGGCAGCAAATGACTCCAAACTGAGAAGAGTTGAGTTGAGTTATTTTGAGTGGCAACaagtacacatattatttaaaactcttTTACCTGCAAAAATGTgtactaaaaaattacaatatgagCAATTGACTCTTACTGATTTTTATGGGGCTTGGATTGCTTGCAGAATCGAAACAGAATCCTTGAACAATGTATTTCCTAATAAGTTAGTACAGTGTTTGAGATCTAgggaacaaaatattatgaacaaccaAGTTCTTCTAGCTGCTATTTTCTTAGACCCCCAGATTTAACATAACACTGACAGAAGATcaatgtaatattactattacacatttaataaatatatggtttCATATAAAAGAACTTGAAACGAGTCAAGTTGATACTAACAATCCAAAaatagaaattgaaaataatattgataaagtttgactaataattatgatacaGATATACTTGAAGATTTTCTGAAACAGAAGGAAAGTGATAACCAGTGAAGTTCAATTTCAAGTTTAACTTCAAGCCAACCAAATTCTCAAAATTCAATTTCAACAAAAATGGaaactttattaaaaacatatcaaTTAAATGAAAAGAGATTAAAccacaaaacaattaatatattagagTTCTGGAAGACAATGAAGAAAAAATATCCGGAAATTTATCAGCTGTCACAAATTGTGTTTTCTGTTCCCGCAACGCAAGTTAGCGTCGAGCGCCTTTTTTCAggcttaaaatttatattatcaccTTATAGATGCAACATAACACCTATACACCTGGAAGACCAATTATTAGTTAGAACAAatagattatttgaaaaaaattataaaaaaaaaaaattttcaagagtaaattattagtttactaatataataatatattttagataatatatctatattatgactgatattataatgtaataaactaataactaataatattattttaagcattttttataatattatttattcattttgtaCCTATCCCTCCccttaattataattgataatatactataataaagtaatttatttataataaggttGATTATCTtaccagtatattataattataatatttatgttttgtatgtttgtctattactttatagtttaaaatttaaatattatttactattaactaACAAAATAGGTACGTACCTAGTGGATATctagttgttttttaaatatattattattatatttttttaatatattattattatctaggttTTGCTAGTCATCTACAATATTGGTaccttatacatattgtatgctaataatgttattttgaattCTTACAATGTTTAGAATTTAGTGGTATAATGAAACTTCCATAAACAGCcagtaaattattgaattaaatagtatattttttagttttaatgttaatattatattgtaatgatattttattacctaaattcttaaataggtacacttaattacaaatacctatCAATAAATTGAAGTTCttaatatgttcattttttatacagtacttgattaataaaaataaaataaaaagcaaaagtaaaataattatggttAAAACCGGTATtaaccaaaaccgaaaccgaaattttggatttttgagAACCAAAACCTAAACCGAAACCGATAAAATcataaaggttccagtccctgagtCGATCGAAACAAGGTGAATTTTTATTCCTGTTTTGGTACTGCTTACATCAAATCTCTGTCCTACAGCCGAAGCAAAAGTATTTTCTTCGTTACGACAGTACAAAATAAATCCTAATACTGGGAATTAAAATTTCGTCGCGAAAAGTGCGATAATGGATTACACACACTAATATTCATTTACTTCTCATAAATTGACACAGCCTAAATCTAcgtcatgtaatattaaatgcCTAAACACTActccttaaaatatattatgcttcagacccttaaaaaaaattagaacaagatttaatatattatacaatatacataatatactcatatatattttaatttttaaaaaaggtaataaaTCATTTGTTTCTAATTATCGACCTATctctaaaatttcaattataccaaaaatattttcaaaattagtaaataacCTCTGAATCTAAATATTACCTCTGTTCTTAATTAGTAGTTTTAGTGGTAAAATTTCACGTAAGTTTGATTATTTAGTACAACTGATACACTGTTTGTTGGTGAAATTTAgttacatatacctacctaacttaaatcaataaatattgtactgcTGCTAAACAAAAAACGTTGAACACTAATGCAATAGTTATTTAACGACGTCGCACGTTCGTTGTTGTCTTGAGTCGTTGTTGTTGAGAgggataggtaaataattataaccactTTTTAGACtttaaatatgacaataatataacactttATTATGACAagtttcaaatacaaaataactataagcacTGTCGTAAGCTTGATATACCTAAGACGGGCTGACTATCTTCTAAGTCAGGAATGGCCAACCCGCGGCCCGCCTTGGAAAGTTTTGCGGCCCGCgacatttatcaaatatttacaaaaaaaaaattatttttgcgcCGATAGAATATTCTGGAATGTCTGCGCAACGCGGTATCTGTATTCTTAATAACGTAATCGCAACAAAAGTAATAATTCTAatctaatttgataaaaatatatacgagtAGACACCAGCTTATAgcaaattgtattgttaaaataaaacgtgGCTAATAACAGTCATGATCTGTCCGTTCGCTGTGACTGTTGAAGTGCGTTCAGtgtggaaaaatatttaagtacgtacttttttttataattttattatttattttaaatatgagtGGTGCAAAGAAAAGTACTTctttataattcaaaacacaAAATGAATGTGTTTGATTTTCCGAGAAACAGTCGCTGTATTTAAAGAATTTTAACGTTAAAAGGCATTAtgaaacaaaacataatgattatttgaaatttagtaGTGAAGTGAAACAATCGAAGCTCAGGGAATTTATGTCACAATTAAAAActcaacaaaaaatgtttagttcagCATTACAGCAACCATCTAATATCGTTAAAGCAAGTTATTCTGTCTAATTTTTGATTGCAAaacaaaagaaaacattttcagGTGGTGAATTTGTGAAAGAATGTTTGGAAGCTGTAGCAAAGGATATTTTAcctgataaaaataaactattttcgaATAGGTATAAGTTTGTCCCGACAAACAGTATGTCGTCGAATTAATGACAGTTCAAacgaaattattgtaaaactacGCGATCGAATTCaagatttcaaatatttttctattgcaTTTGATGAAAGTGCAGATATATCAGATACAGAGTATAAAACTATGTCAGATACTGAACAATCTGATACTGAAGAAGAAACTGAAGTTTCAATTCCACCACTTCaaccaaaagttttttttttgagataaaAGGTCTGTTTACTCCAAATTTCAAATGGAAATCTGGTACACCATTCAACCTAAGGTTCACCAGTTTTGTCCAAGTAAAAGTGGTATCCAAAAAGAGTTTGAACTAAACAGTAACtttactattttagatttttttgaagCTCTCGTAACTCCATTTTTATTGGGCAAAGTTGCATATGAAACAAATGAATACTATAGGCAAAACACTGAATCACATATTATGTCATGTCGCAATGCAAGTTGGTATGACACTACATCAGaggaattatatttatttatttcagtacAAATGCTTATGGCTAGAAATAAAAAACTTGACATTTCAGAATATTGGTCTACAGATCCACTACTTTATTCTcctatttttggaaaaatcatgAGTATAAATCGGTTTCAGTTACTTTTgcgttatattaatttttgtaataataacaatcaagtCACAAATGACCGCTTATTCAAAATTGATATAGTATTAAAAGACATAAAGAATAATTTCAGATCTGCTATGGTGTCATTTCAAAATCTTGTTATAGATGAGAGTTTGGTGCTATGGAAAGGGAGACTTTCATTCAAGCAATTCATAAGAACTAAACGTCATCGGTTtggaataaaattttttattttgtgtgatGTAGAAacagattatattttagattttattatatacactggAAAAACTACACGTCTTGTTTCGTGTAATCCTAACTTGGGCCAATCAGGTGCTGTTGTAAAAACATTGAtgaaaagatatttaaatatagggCATACTCTATATACTGACAACTGGTATACATCACCAATACTTTCAatgtacttacataaaaaaaaccccAATACTTGTGGTACTGTAAGGTATAATCGTCGTGGAATGCTACCATTCAAAAAAACTGAATTTCAACCAGGTCAAACTGAAAGTATACATactgaaaaaatgtttacaataaaatgGATGGACTGGAGGGAGGTGCATATGCTTACCACGATACATGGAGATGAACAATTGCCTATTCAAAAACATGGTAAAATAACCATGAAACCGAAATGTGTAAAAGAATACAATGAAAATATGGGATCTGTGGATAAGACTGATATGTTACTTAGTGGTGTAGagtgtataagaaaaacaataaaatggtacaaaaaaatattttttcatatgatagatttatcattattaaatgcTTACTCATCATATAAGACAGTTACTGGAAATCATATTCCAATAGCTCAGTTTCAGATGGAACTAATAAGGCagataatagaaaaatatcaaACCGATCGTCTACCAAAATCAAGACCACCGACTAAGGACCAACCATCAAAACTAATTGATAAGCATTTTTCCTCAGAAGTTCCAGCAACACAATCTAGAAGGCTTGCCAGAAGAAGATGCCAACTATgcaagaaaaataataagagAACTGACACTAGATACAGAATGTGATGTGGGCTTATACGCAGCACCTTGTTTCAATATATAccacacaaaaaaatgttaactactatttttttttttatattttattatagactagtgtaatataattacatgtgatttttttttctgatacatgtattttttttatttttttttttaataaatacttcatttttgcaatttataatataatatgcgttattAATTACCGGATTAACGATAAATATTGAGAAACCCTGGCtggtcaattaaaaaatacttacaattaattaggaaattaattatttaatttttttgttgataattattaattcaggGAATTcattaaatagaataaaaaaaaggtgaaaattcccaaaaaaaaaagcttGGCCTGTCAgtgatgaataatttatatgtgcTTGGCAGGGAAAAggttaatagtattattataataagttctataatttttcatttcatttgtgATACACTGATAcgccataatattaataaattcaaaatataatttagtcattttgtttttgataatataataatcatattttcaaatactaatttaatatattaaaattatgatgtcacaatattaatattttaaaaatataaattggatattttgttttagataatattataatcatattttcagactatgatattattatttctgttataatgtcatattattataatattcaaaatatattttagataattcgtttttaataacataatgataattaattcagattatcaatttattatttcgtttatgatgtcatattattacattttttataacattatttttataatgaagaTATGATATTAACTAGATATTATCATTACGAAAATGCTATCATGGGATGTAAAACCACCTTGGGTGGGCCGTGgagttaaaacaaaattattaaaagtagatAAACAGTAAACACCCGGCGTGGTCACTCGTTCGCTGTGTTCACTTGGACAATCAAAtcgaaaacatccctcgacttgttatgtaaaacgaCCTTGGATAGGTCTCCGACTTCAAATAGGAAAAACAGTAAAACctcaataatatgtttttattgttaaactaacggagctaaacaagatcttctgagcgtaaatatgctatgttacgcacttgtacaacggagacaacaaatatttgtgtagcgtcctcttaatacaatatgtttagTGTTTGCTAATATTGTacgataataaaattgtattagccATGCATATTgtaatgcagtataatatataggtacgcctaGTGCTCATTTATATATCTACGAGTAACCATTAtagtcttataaaaaatatgctttttatcatagacataatattattacgaactATGCGTTTAACAAAAGCACCACATTTTATACTGTGCATATTATCAATATCCTATATAGTATACGACCAAAATAAAGtgacaaaatgttaataataaccaaataatatcagtaaattaaatattgtgcctgttgttgttgtaattaaaattagtcTACCCCGCTCTACATCTTTCTATAGTATATGGTGGCTgaattcaaatatcaataatacaaaatagaaaaaCCCCAGAAGCTTGTTCGAACATTGTAAACCATGTTGTAaccatgttaataatatatggttataGATGAtcattcacaaaaataaaaataaatattgtttttaacagtCGAATCAGTTGATTCAAACGGTTGACACTGATTCATTTTATTGTTGTCGCCGAATCactaataattacttatactattttgttgtttaatttatattggacGTAATAAGgtaagaattatttatattattacgtatttatttaacttatagggttataaatattatcagtgCCGGATTGGTTAGACGAGCTACCGAGAAAATCTCGGTGGGCCGCTTAGAGTTTGGGCCGGTCGTGTGAGTgtgagtgaaaaaaaattcatgtttaaaatacgATTGACCACCATATAAGCCCGTAATAATTATAGACGTATAATTTTGGTTTGGTGTAAATGGACCGCTTAGAAGTGAAAATATCGATGGGCCAATACATACCAATCCGGCcctgaatattataatcaaatacaatatttaaattcctGATATTATTCggttattattaacattttgtgaCTTTATTTTGGTCATATACTATATAAGATATTGATAATACGCACAGTATAAAATGTGATGCTTTTGTTAAACTCATagttcgtaataatattatgtctatgataaaaagcatattttttataagactaTAATAGTTACTCGTAGATTTTTAGTTACTCTACAATTTTAGACCGTTTTAATAATTACAggtaattgatttgaaaaatggaaaaactgttttgtcattcaattaaaatgtacacaagtatagtacataatagtatacgcATAGAAAAAACGGTTTTGGTCGTGTTTGGGGGggtgtacaaaatttaattttagttgtacaaaattgtacaaaaaaaagtacataatactattaaggTTTGGTATTATGATTCGAAAGTGGCAGTGCTGGCGAAACGGACCTACTTATAATGCCATGTTAGAATAAACTTCATAGTAAACATAGGCTGGACATTAATGAGTTgacatttaaagtttttacataacagtatgggtttttttttttagaaggaATTTCTAACGCAACaacttaaattgttttcaatgttCATTCGTTATTTAACACGTTGAACGCCGATGCCAACTCGTAGGTGTCACACTGACACGAGTAACTGTGCACCCACGGTCGGTGCTTAATTTTCGTCAGGTAAAATTAATTCAGCAGAATTTTTGACAGGAATTATAGTGGatataaattgatttgtttttttccaaAAGGCGCTTAttctagtttttatttataaaggaaATCTTCGGTATTCCTGGAAATGGAACGTTTATCCAAAATCATTttctttaaacttaaaaatattctgtAGACATTTTAAGAAGAAAATGTCGATATCGAACATTgatttattatggttttttacCTATTTTTCAATGGTAATGAAATCcctcaatttattttcaaaaatagaaataaattttaagcaATATTTCAACACctgctaaattaattatatgtttttatttaaacttaatcagGATTGggatatttaaaacttttttttttttaaatcgatagcctgtacctaaataatttgaTGCAATTAATGGATTTCTTACTGGTAAAAAGGTTTTATCGACAATTGATATACGCTCTCGTGTTTTTCGTGTTTCTATAcaagtaggtaatatttataaatgtgtgCAGGTGGTCCGCCGTCTGTGAAAAAATGGTCAAGTATATTGTGTTTGGGAAGTGGAATTCCTACTGAGGGTTTGCAGAGTCGTTTTCGGCGGCGGTGACCAGTTTTTCTTGTTTTGTAGTTATTATCGAGTATTCAGCGAGTAGGTACGCGACAACGTGACGCCAACATTTTATTCAACAAATGCATGGACCGGTTTTTAGGGTCCTTATACGttcacataaaaaattataaataactattcttaaatataaaattgtattgcagTTAATATTCCacgatttaaaatacattattattataagatatcctttttaaaataataaaatctattacttattaggttaGAGTGCGGTGTATTAAGGGTTGTGTTTTGCCATCATATACGGCGTATATATATCTTGAATGTGTTAGTGTGACTTatgaagtaaattaaaattaaaatattacgtaaaaCGTTTTGCTAGTACACCGATGCACTACACTCAGGCGAAACTGCCTATACTAAACAACACGATATAGCCGGTGTaatgttataaaacaatattattttcaccgaaaaaataaaaaactttcttatatataaatataattatgatatttaattttacaacacaAGTCTTAGGAGGGATGCGTTATTCTAGACAAAATAAGTAGAGGGATGAAAAATGTAAGCGCAAAAAAGTAGATGGAtgccatccccccccccccacttcgACCACTGAGTAACcctatacaattaatacaatataccaattattgtgaaacaaaaattcataattttatagtacTAATCatccttaataaataatagttaagtatgcgttaatatcaaaaaatatataaaacttaaaaattataattgcctgaacaaatcatacaaattgtaatggtcagtattatgttaaaaaatcatgATGGATAATTgtaataaccaaaaaatatgtaggtatgttatattatgacattacgtgttataacttaaatatttcgtACTCAGTGCGTccctaggggggggggggggaatggtGCGGACAATTATATATCCTGAATATCactttatctataaataatccTAATAATATTGTCCCAAAAGTACGCAAATTGCGACCCGTGTGGTTGTGAGATTTTCTTAGGAAACGGGTTGTTATCGACAAAAATCGAAACAGTAGCAATATTTACTGGGAAATTATACCTTATAAGGTGCATCTTCGCCGATAGATACATCGTTTCGGAACTGTTTCTATAATACAGACAATAGACATAAAGTAGTTAggtgtaggtatactatattatacgaaatacgTGCATGGCCAGACCGAGCTATGAATAATACTCGTTCAATGGGGCACCAAAGATATTGTTCTTTTGTGTTGTAACGCAAAAAAGAAATAAGAAGAATATTGTTATGGGTAGACTACGATttctctttttattttattatgttctcTGTGTGCGCGTATCTGTGCTGCACAATATTCGACGTAGCGTTCCGAGTTCATGTCAAACATCAACCACCAGGGTGAACCACTTACACAACCCCACCCCGCCACCGTCAAGGCGGATTATACACGGCCCCGCAGCTCGGCATTATTGTGATAACCGTGCCATTAACTTCACAATTTCTCTCGTACGCAGCAGTCTTAGTTACGACTGTTTTGAGTTTATTCAGTCCGTTTTTTTAATTGCTGTTCACATTAAGTTGGTTTCTCGATAGACTCACAACATGAtgaaatatatagaaaaaatattactctTGCTGGCCATCACCTGCAACGTGTTTGCAGCCCCAAAGAATGGAGATTTCACTGAACACCGTATGACGGAAGAAGATATACGTGACCGCAATCATAGTGAGTAAtcagtataatgtaatattttataatataatatcttataattaaacattaaaatattcaagatatttatttttaccattattatgtattgcagctaagtgttttttttttttttttttaaagtattgtttttttaaatatttattttatcttgatTAGTACTACTGcgattgttttatttcattatttatttagtatttcataattttactcaaataatatattatgataactataGTGTTAATAATGGTTGTATAGActcatataatacctatatatattgggtattaaga
This genomic window from Metopolophium dirhodum isolate CAU chromosome 1, ASM1992520v1, whole genome shotgun sequence contains:
- the LOC132951330 gene encoding piggyBac transposable element-derived protein 4-like, yielding MEIWYTIQPKVHQFCPSKSGIQKEFELNSNFTILDFFEALVTPFLLGKVAYETNEYYRQNTESHIMSCRNASWYDTTSEELYLFISVQMLMARNKKLDISEYWSTDPLLYSPIFGKIMSINRFQLLLRYINFCNNNNQVTNDRLFKIDIVLKDIKNNFRSAMVSFQNLVIDESLVLWKGRLSFKQFIRTKRHRFGIKFFILCDVETDYILDFIIYTGKTTRLVSCNPNLGQSGAVVKTLMKRYLNIGHTLYTDNWYTSPILSMYLHKKNPNTCGTVRYNRRGMLPFKKTEFQPGQTESIHTEKMFTIKWMDWREVHMLTTIHGDEQLPIQKHGKITMKPKCVKEYNENMGSVDKTDMLLSGVEYLSLLNAYSSYKTVTGNHIPIAQFQMELIRQIIEKYQTDRLPKSRPPTKDQPSKLIDKHFSSEVPATQSRRLARRRCQLCKKNNKRTDTRYRM